The Synchiropus splendidus isolate RoL2022-P1 chromosome 8, RoL_Sspl_1.0, whole genome shotgun sequence genome has a window encoding:
- the slc13a5b gene encoding Na(+)/citrate cotransporter isoform X2, whose amino-acid sequence MALFKYLRSVKSEIVLFCTPFVLLPLPLVIGTSEAECAYVIILMAVYWCTEVLPLAITALLPALLFPLFGIMESKDVCMQYLKDTNMLFVGGLMVAVAVEHWNLHKRIALRVLLLVGVRPALLMLGFMGVTAFLSMWISNTATTAMMVPIVQAVLEQLNNSDSEIPKILSSDEQIQMTELDLKQPPQTEKQAEGQVVVTFLDANAEATRRKEAAEKLKMCKGMTLCVCYAASIGGTATLTGTGPNLVLQGQMGQLFPQNGDVINFASWFGFAFPNMILMLTLAWLWLQFVFMGFNFKKTWGCGASKTEKEVAAYNVIKEQHRLLGPMTFGEISVLGLFILLVVLWFTRDPGFVDGWATHIFNSKSEFVTDATVAIFIAVLLFVLPSKPPRLCCRHAGSFDTVPQHPNEPSRSLLSWKVVQKKLPWGIVLLLGGGFALAKGSEVSGLSSWMGDQMAPLQSIPPWAIAIILCLLIATFTECTSNVATATLFLPVLASMSQSIGMNPLYVMVPCTLSASFAFMLPVATPPNAIVFSYGYLKVADMARTGIVMNIIGILCITLAINSWGKAMFNLDTFPSWANVTGV is encoded by the exons ATGGCCTTGTTCAAGTATCTCCGCTCCGTGAAGAGTGAAATCGTGCTCTTCTGCACTCCGTTCGTCCTGCTGCCGCTGCCTCTGGTCATCGGGACATCG GAAGCAGAATGTGCCTATGTGATCATCCTCATGGCGGTGTACTGGTGCACCGAGGTGCTACCGCTGGCCATCACTGCCCTGCTCCCAGCCCTGCTGTTCCCCCTCTTTGGCATCATGGAGTCCAAAGAT GTGTGTATGCAGTACCTGAAGGACACCAACATGCTGTTCGTGGGCGGGCTGATGGTGGCGGTAGCAGTGGAACACTGGAATCTACATAAGCGCATTGCGCTGCGGGTGCTGCTGCTAGTTGGCGTTCGTCCAGCCCT GTTGATGCTGGGTTTCATGGGCGTGACGGCCTTTTTGTCCATGTGGATCAGCAACACGGCGACCACAGCCATGATGGTTCCTATAGTACAAGCCGTGCTGGAGCAACTGAACAACAGCGACAGTGAGATTCCAAAGATCCTCAGTTCAGATGAGCAGATCCAGATGACAGAGTTGGATCTCAAACAGCCTCCACAGACTGAGAAACAGGCCGAGGGACAAG TGGTGGTGACCTTCTTGGACGCCAACGCAGAGGCCACCAGACGTAAAGAGGCGGCTGAGAAACTGAAAATGTGTAAGGGTATGACCTTGTGTGTTTGCTACGCTGCCAGCATCGGAGGCACCGCCACACTGACTGGGACAGGACCCAATCTCGTGCTGCAGGGCCAGATGGGCCA ACTCTTCCCCCAAAATGGAGATGTGATCAACTTTGCCTCCTGGTTCGGCTTTGCGTTCCCAAATATGATTCTCATGCTGACGCTGGCGTGGCTTTGGCTGCAGTTTGTCTTCATGGGCTTTAA CTTCAAGAAGACATGGGGTTGTGGCGCGTCAAAGACAGAGAAGGAGGTGGCTGCTTACAACGTGATCAAGGAGCAACATCGTCTGCTGGGTCCAATGACCTTTGGAGAGATCAGCGTCCTGGGCCTCTTCATTCTGTTGGTGGTGCTGTGGTTCACGAGGGACCCGGGTTTTGTTGACGGCTGGGCAACGCACATCTTCAACTCCAAATCTGA GTTTGTGACGGATGCCACCGTGGCCATCTTCATCGCAGTTCTTCTTTTCGTTCTTCCGTCCAAACCCCCGCGTCTCTGTTGTCGACATGCAGGCAGCTTTGATACAG TGCCCCAGCATCCAAATGAACCATCTCGATCGCTGCTCTCATGGAAAGTCGTGCAGAAGAAGCTGCCTTGGGGCATCGTGCTTCTTCTTGGAGGGGGTTTTGCGTTGGCCAAGGGCAGTGAA GTATCAGGACTCTCCAGCTGGATGGGAGACCAAATGGCGCCTCTGCAGAGCATCCCTCCGTGGGCCATCGCCATCATCCTGTGTCTTCTGATCGCTACCTTCACGGAGTGCACCAGCAATGTAGCGACAGCTACTCTCTTCCTGCCCGTCTTAGCCTCAATG TCGCAGTCCATCGGGATGAACCCGTTGTACGTCATGGTGCCTTGCACGTTGAGCGCGTCGTTCGCCTTCATGCTGCCTGTGGCGACGCCTCCCAACGCCATTGTCTTCTCTTACGGATATCTCAAAGTCGCTGACATG GCTCGGACGGGAATAGTCATGAACATCATTGGGATCCTCTGCATCACACTGGCCATTAACAGCTGGGGGAAGGCCATGTTCAACCTGGACACCTTCCCATCGTGGGCAAACGTCACCGGGGTTTGA
- the slc13a5b gene encoding Na(+)/citrate cotransporter isoform X1 produces MALFKYLRSVKSEIVLFCTPFVLLPLPLVIGTSEAECAYVIILMAVYWCTEVLPLAITALLPALLFPLFGIMESKDVCMQYLKDTNMLFVGGLMVAVAVEHWNLHKRIALRVLLLVGVRPALLMLGFMGVTAFLSMWISNTATTAMMVPIVQAVLEQLNNSDSEIPKILSSDEQIQMTELDLKQPPQTEKQAEGQGAVVVTFLDANAEATRRKEAAEKLKMCKGMTLCVCYAASIGGTATLTGTGPNLVLQGQMGQLFPQNGDVINFASWFGFAFPNMILMLTLAWLWLQFVFMGFNFKKTWGCGASKTEKEVAAYNVIKEQHRLLGPMTFGEISVLGLFILLVVLWFTRDPGFVDGWATHIFNSKSEFVTDATVAIFIAVLLFVLPSKPPRLCCRHAGSFDTVPQHPNEPSRSLLSWKVVQKKLPWGIVLLLGGGFALAKGSEVSGLSSWMGDQMAPLQSIPPWAIAIILCLLIATFTECTSNVATATLFLPVLASMSQSIGMNPLYVMVPCTLSASFAFMLPVATPPNAIVFSYGYLKVADMARTGIVMNIIGILCITLAINSWGKAMFNLDTFPSWANVTGV; encoded by the exons ATGGCCTTGTTCAAGTATCTCCGCTCCGTGAAGAGTGAAATCGTGCTCTTCTGCACTCCGTTCGTCCTGCTGCCGCTGCCTCTGGTCATCGGGACATCG GAAGCAGAATGTGCCTATGTGATCATCCTCATGGCGGTGTACTGGTGCACCGAGGTGCTACCGCTGGCCATCACTGCCCTGCTCCCAGCCCTGCTGTTCCCCCTCTTTGGCATCATGGAGTCCAAAGAT GTGTGTATGCAGTACCTGAAGGACACCAACATGCTGTTCGTGGGCGGGCTGATGGTGGCGGTAGCAGTGGAACACTGGAATCTACATAAGCGCATTGCGCTGCGGGTGCTGCTGCTAGTTGGCGTTCGTCCAGCCCT GTTGATGCTGGGTTTCATGGGCGTGACGGCCTTTTTGTCCATGTGGATCAGCAACACGGCGACCACAGCCATGATGGTTCCTATAGTACAAGCCGTGCTGGAGCAACTGAACAACAGCGACAGTGAGATTCCAAAGATCCTCAGTTCAGATGAGCAGATCCAGATGACAGAGTTGGATCTCAAACAGCCTCCACAGACTGAGAAACAGGCCGAGGGACAAG GTGCAGTGGTGGTGACCTTCTTGGACGCCAACGCAGAGGCCACCAGACGTAAAGAGGCGGCTGAGAAACTGAAAATGTGTAAGGGTATGACCTTGTGTGTTTGCTACGCTGCCAGCATCGGAGGCACCGCCACACTGACTGGGACAGGACCCAATCTCGTGCTGCAGGGCCAGATGGGCCA ACTCTTCCCCCAAAATGGAGATGTGATCAACTTTGCCTCCTGGTTCGGCTTTGCGTTCCCAAATATGATTCTCATGCTGACGCTGGCGTGGCTTTGGCTGCAGTTTGTCTTCATGGGCTTTAA CTTCAAGAAGACATGGGGTTGTGGCGCGTCAAAGACAGAGAAGGAGGTGGCTGCTTACAACGTGATCAAGGAGCAACATCGTCTGCTGGGTCCAATGACCTTTGGAGAGATCAGCGTCCTGGGCCTCTTCATTCTGTTGGTGGTGCTGTGGTTCACGAGGGACCCGGGTTTTGTTGACGGCTGGGCAACGCACATCTTCAACTCCAAATCTGA GTTTGTGACGGATGCCACCGTGGCCATCTTCATCGCAGTTCTTCTTTTCGTTCTTCCGTCCAAACCCCCGCGTCTCTGTTGTCGACATGCAGGCAGCTTTGATACAG TGCCCCAGCATCCAAATGAACCATCTCGATCGCTGCTCTCATGGAAAGTCGTGCAGAAGAAGCTGCCTTGGGGCATCGTGCTTCTTCTTGGAGGGGGTTTTGCGTTGGCCAAGGGCAGTGAA GTATCAGGACTCTCCAGCTGGATGGGAGACCAAATGGCGCCTCTGCAGAGCATCCCTCCGTGGGCCATCGCCATCATCCTGTGTCTTCTGATCGCTACCTTCACGGAGTGCACCAGCAATGTAGCGACAGCTACTCTCTTCCTGCCCGTCTTAGCCTCAATG TCGCAGTCCATCGGGATGAACCCGTTGTACGTCATGGTGCCTTGCACGTTGAGCGCGTCGTTCGCCTTCATGCTGCCTGTGGCGACGCCTCCCAACGCCATTGTCTTCTCTTACGGATATCTCAAAGTCGCTGACATG GCTCGGACGGGAATAGTCATGAACATCATTGGGATCCTCTGCATCACACTGGCCATTAACAGCTGGGGGAAGGCCATGTTCAACCTGGACACCTTCCCATCGTGGGCAAACGTCACCGGGGTTTGA
- the slc13a5b gene encoding Na(+)/citrate cotransporter isoform X3 produces MAVYWCTEVLPLAITALLPALLFPLFGIMESKDVCMQYLKDTNMLFVGGLMVAVAVEHWNLHKRIALRVLLLVGVRPALLMLGFMGVTAFLSMWISNTATTAMMVPIVQAVLEQLNNSDSEIPKILSSDEQIQMTELDLKQPPQTEKQAEGQGAVVVTFLDANAEATRRKEAAEKLKMCKGMTLCVCYAASIGGTATLTGTGPNLVLQGQMGQLFPQNGDVINFASWFGFAFPNMILMLTLAWLWLQFVFMGFNFKKTWGCGASKTEKEVAAYNVIKEQHRLLGPMTFGEISVLGLFILLVVLWFTRDPGFVDGWATHIFNSKSEFVTDATVAIFIAVLLFVLPSKPPRLCCRHAGSFDTVPQHPNEPSRSLLSWKVVQKKLPWGIVLLLGGGFALAKGSEVSGLSSWMGDQMAPLQSIPPWAIAIILCLLIATFTECTSNVATATLFLPVLASMSQSIGMNPLYVMVPCTLSASFAFMLPVATPPNAIVFSYGYLKVADMARTGIVMNIIGILCITLAINSWGKAMFNLDTFPSWANVTGV; encoded by the exons ATGGCGGTGTACTGGTGCACCGAGGTGCTACCGCTGGCCATCACTGCCCTGCTCCCAGCCCTGCTGTTCCCCCTCTTTGGCATCATGGAGTCCAAAGAT GTGTGTATGCAGTACCTGAAGGACACCAACATGCTGTTCGTGGGCGGGCTGATGGTGGCGGTAGCAGTGGAACACTGGAATCTACATAAGCGCATTGCGCTGCGGGTGCTGCTGCTAGTTGGCGTTCGTCCAGCCCT GTTGATGCTGGGTTTCATGGGCGTGACGGCCTTTTTGTCCATGTGGATCAGCAACACGGCGACCACAGCCATGATGGTTCCTATAGTACAAGCCGTGCTGGAGCAACTGAACAACAGCGACAGTGAGATTCCAAAGATCCTCAGTTCAGATGAGCAGATCCAGATGACAGAGTTGGATCTCAAACAGCCTCCACAGACTGAGAAACAGGCCGAGGGACAAG GTGCAGTGGTGGTGACCTTCTTGGACGCCAACGCAGAGGCCACCAGACGTAAAGAGGCGGCTGAGAAACTGAAAATGTGTAAGGGTATGACCTTGTGTGTTTGCTACGCTGCCAGCATCGGAGGCACCGCCACACTGACTGGGACAGGACCCAATCTCGTGCTGCAGGGCCAGATGGGCCA ACTCTTCCCCCAAAATGGAGATGTGATCAACTTTGCCTCCTGGTTCGGCTTTGCGTTCCCAAATATGATTCTCATGCTGACGCTGGCGTGGCTTTGGCTGCAGTTTGTCTTCATGGGCTTTAA CTTCAAGAAGACATGGGGTTGTGGCGCGTCAAAGACAGAGAAGGAGGTGGCTGCTTACAACGTGATCAAGGAGCAACATCGTCTGCTGGGTCCAATGACCTTTGGAGAGATCAGCGTCCTGGGCCTCTTCATTCTGTTGGTGGTGCTGTGGTTCACGAGGGACCCGGGTTTTGTTGACGGCTGGGCAACGCACATCTTCAACTCCAAATCTGA GTTTGTGACGGATGCCACCGTGGCCATCTTCATCGCAGTTCTTCTTTTCGTTCTTCCGTCCAAACCCCCGCGTCTCTGTTGTCGACATGCAGGCAGCTTTGATACAG TGCCCCAGCATCCAAATGAACCATCTCGATCGCTGCTCTCATGGAAAGTCGTGCAGAAGAAGCTGCCTTGGGGCATCGTGCTTCTTCTTGGAGGGGGTTTTGCGTTGGCCAAGGGCAGTGAA GTATCAGGACTCTCCAGCTGGATGGGAGACCAAATGGCGCCTCTGCAGAGCATCCCTCCGTGGGCCATCGCCATCATCCTGTGTCTTCTGATCGCTACCTTCACGGAGTGCACCAGCAATGTAGCGACAGCTACTCTCTTCCTGCCCGTCTTAGCCTCAATG TCGCAGTCCATCGGGATGAACCCGTTGTACGTCATGGTGCCTTGCACGTTGAGCGCGTCGTTCGCCTTCATGCTGCCTGTGGCGACGCCTCCCAACGCCATTGTCTTCTCTTACGGATATCTCAAAGTCGCTGACATG GCTCGGACGGGAATAGTCATGAACATCATTGGGATCCTCTGCATCACACTGGCCATTAACAGCTGGGGGAAGGCCATGTTCAACCTGGACACCTTCCCATCGTGGGCAAACGTCACCGGGGTTTGA